The following proteins are co-located in the uncultured Draconibacterium sp. genome:
- a CDS encoding FAD-dependent oxidoreductase, whose protein sequence is MSKSRKKEPTLYTQIITNNEEISPDVHVISFKRDFDFMPGQVVKIGIDTDHPPRIYSICSGNHEEEVQILFNIKEDGFLTPKMGAMIPGDKLLVSKPYGSFIGVNEPAWWIATGTGIAPFYSMFRSGMEENKKLIHGVAALNQFYFEDELEWALGSNYVRCCSRETSCDVFPGRVTAYLSEINELPNVKFYLCGKPLMVVEVRDLLIEKGVPYENILAEIYF, encoded by the coding sequence ATGTCAAAATCGAGGAAAAAGGAACCAACACTTTATACACAAATCATTACGAACAATGAAGAAATCTCGCCCGATGTTCATGTAATATCGTTTAAGCGCGATTTTGATTTTATGCCCGGTCAGGTGGTGAAAATTGGTATCGACACCGATCATCCTCCACGTATTTATAGTATTTGCAGCGGAAACCACGAGGAAGAGGTGCAAATTCTTTTTAACATTAAAGAAGATGGTTTTTTAACGCCCAAAATGGGAGCTATGATTCCGGGAGATAAACTGTTAGTATCGAAACCCTATGGCAGTTTTATTGGAGTTAACGAGCCGGCCTGGTGGATTGCAACCGGTACCGGAATTGCTCCTTTTTATAGTATGTTTCGTTCCGGAATGGAAGAGAACAAAAAGTTAATACATGGAGTAGCCGCATTAAATCAATTTTATTTTGAAGATGAGCTGGAATGGGCACTTGGCAGTAACTATGTCAGGTGTTGTTCACGCGAGACTTCATGCGATGTTTTTCCCGGACGCGTTACCGCTTATCTTTCAGAAATTAACGAATTGCCCAATGTGAAATTTTATTTGTGTGGTAAACCTCTGATGGTTGTTGAAGTGCGCGATTTGTTGATTGAAAAGGGCGTTCCGTACGAAAATATTCTTGCTGAAATATATTTTTAG
- a CDS encoding MFS transporter: MSKENRKQTKPAFWVPTAYFAMGLPFVAIAQASALMYEGMGISDAQIAFWTSLIMIPWTIKFLWSPVLEMFKSKKYFVVISQFVTGITFALVAFSLPLNDFFTYSIALLSIIAFSGATNDVATDGVYMDVLSPGQQAEYIGWQGASYNIAKLLTAGGFVALAGVLEKQMGVVNAWVSVMLGIGLVMALIGLYHARMLPKGQSASEVTSLKEGFETLWDVIKTFFQKKYIYLYIGFIVLFRFAEGFAIKIAPLFFKAAVADGGLGLSLTEIGVIYGTFGTAAFVLGSLLGGYFIAWRGLKKALLFLVASFNIPFAVYAFLAATQPDNLYIIGSAVVFEYFGYGFGFVGLILFMMQQIAPGKYKMAHYAFASGIMNLGFMIPSMLSGYFSDWLGYKTFFFWVLAATIPVFIAAWFIPFANPDNKEQKELDALNN; the protein is encoded by the coding sequence ATGTCGAAAGAAAATAGAAAACAAACAAAACCAGCATTCTGGGTACCAACAGCCTATTTTGCAATGGGCTTACCTTTTGTTGCCATTGCACAGGCATCAGCATTGATGTACGAAGGTATGGGAATTTCAGATGCACAAATTGCTTTCTGGACTTCGCTAATCATGATTCCATGGACGATTAAATTCTTGTGGAGCCCGGTTCTGGAAATGTTTAAGTCGAAAAAATATTTTGTGGTTATTTCGCAGTTTGTAACCGGAATAACTTTTGCCCTGGTAGCATTTTCGCTCCCTTTAAACGACTTTTTCACCTATTCCATTGCCTTGCTTTCGATTATTGCTTTTAGCGGCGCTACAAACGACGTGGCAACCGATGGAGTTTATATGGATGTTTTAAGCCCCGGCCAACAAGCCGAATACATCGGATGGCAGGGTGCTTCGTACAACATTGCCAAATTACTTACTGCCGGTGGTTTTGTTGCCCTGGCTGGCGTTTTAGAAAAACAAATGGGCGTGGTTAATGCCTGGGTTTCGGTTATGTTGGGCATCGGACTGGTAATGGCCTTAATTGGGCTGTACCATGCACGAATGCTGCCCAAAGGACAAAGTGCTTCTGAAGTAACTTCACTTAAAGAAGGTTTTGAAACGCTTTGGGATGTTATTAAAACCTTTTTTCAGAAAAAATACATCTACCTCTACATCGGATTTATTGTTTTATTTCGTTTTGCTGAAGGATTTGCCATTAAAATAGCACCCTTGTTTTTTAAAGCTGCAGTTGCCGATGGAGGTTTGGGACTTAGTCTTACCGAAATTGGAGTGATTTACGGAACATTCGGAACAGCTGCGTTTGTGCTTGGTTCGCTTCTTGGAGGTTATTTTATTGCGTGGCGTGGACTAAAAAAAGCACTTCTGTTTTTGGTAGCCAGTTTTAATATTCCGTTTGCCGTGTATGCATTTCTGGCAGCAACACAACCCGATAATTTATACATAATTGGAAGTGCCGTTGTTTTTGAATATTTTGGATACGGGTTTGGTTTTGTGGGCCTTATACTTTTTATGATGCAACAAATTGCTCCCGGAAAATACAAAATGGCGCATTACGCATTTGCTTCGGGAATAATGAATCTTGGATTTATGATACCTTCGATGCTTAGCGGTTATTTTAGCGACTGGCTGGGTTATAAAACCTTTTTCTTTTGGGTACTGGCAGCAACCATTCCAGTATTTATAGCAGCCTGGTTTATTCCTTTTGCCAATCCCGACAACAAAGAACAAAAAGAACTTGATGCGTTAAACAATTAA
- a CDS encoding OmpH family outer membrane protein has protein sequence MKFKILLFALVLFCSFVNLKAQTALKIGHVNVQELAQKHPDMDSIRAIVEQETKDMEEIYGEMIAEHDAKLKVYEEESESYSEFVRTTKENELLELAQKIQTYSQNAEEQLQRRNMQLIRPVYEQINEEISNIAGYNKFTYILDISNGSVAYISPESEDITPLVLEKIQKK, from the coding sequence ATGAAATTCAAAATTCTACTTTTTGCTCTTGTTTTATTTTGCTCTTTTGTAAACCTAAAAGCGCAAACTGCATTAAAAATCGGACATGTAAACGTACAGGAATTGGCACAAAAACATCCTGATATGGATAGTATTCGGGCAATAGTTGAGCAGGAAACAAAAGATATGGAAGAGATTTATGGAGAAATGATAGCCGAACACGATGCAAAACTTAAAGTGTACGAAGAAGAAAGTGAGTCGTATTCGGAGTTTGTTCGAACTACCAAAGAAAATGAGTTGCTTGAACTGGCTCAAAAAATTCAAACCTACAGCCAGAACGCAGAAGAACAACTTCAGCGCAGAAATATGCAGCTTATAAGGCCAGTGTATGAGCAAATCAACGAAGAAATTTCAAACATCGCAGGTTATAATAAGTTCACTTATATTTTAGATATCAGCAACGGTTCGGTCGCTTATATTTCGCCCGAAAGTGAGGACATAACACCACTTGTATTGGAAAAAATTCAGAAGAAATAA
- a CDS encoding glycoside hydrolase family 130 protein, translating into MTTKVNIPFEERPQGSTNVMWRYSQNPVIGRYHIPSSNSIFNSAVVPFEDGFAGVFRCDNKAVQMNIFAGFSKDGINWDINHEPIEMVAGNTDMIESDYKYDPRVVWIEDRYWVTWCNGYHGPTIGIAYTFDFKTFHQCENAFLPFNRNGVLFPEKIDGKYAMLSRPSDNGHTPFGDIYISYSPDMKYWGEHRCVMKVTPFELSAWQCTKIGAGSVPIKTKDGWLEFYHGVINTCNGFRYSMGAALLDLEDPSKVLYRTQPYLLAPAAPYELAGDVPNVVFPCAALSDGEKIAVYYGAADTVVGMAFAYQQELIDFIKRNSI; encoded by the coding sequence ATGACAACAAAAGTAAATATCCCATTTGAAGAACGGCCACAAGGCTCAACCAACGTGATGTGGCGTTATTCGCAAAATCCGGTTATCGGACGTTACCACATTCCTTCGTCGAACAGTATTTTTAACAGTGCTGTTGTGCCTTTTGAAGACGGTTTTGCAGGCGTTTTCCGTTGCGACAACAAGGCGGTGCAAATGAATATTTTTGCCGGTTTTAGCAAAGACGGAATTAACTGGGACATTAACCACGAACCCATTGAAATGGTGGCCGGGAACACCGACATGATCGAATCGGATTACAAATACGATCCTCGTGTAGTTTGGATTGAAGACCGCTATTGGGTAACCTGGTGCAACGGATACCACGGTCCAACAATAGGAATAGCATATACTTTCGATTTTAAAACGTTCCATCAGTGTGAAAATGCATTTCTGCCATTTAACCGAAACGGAGTGCTTTTCCCTGAAAAAATTGATGGGAAATACGCCATGTTAAGTCGCCCGAGCGATAACGGACACACTCCTTTTGGCGATATTTACATCAGTTACAGCCCCGATATGAAATACTGGGGAGAACACCGCTGTGTAATGAAAGTTACACCTTTCGAATTGAGTGCCTGGCAGTGTACAAAAATTGGTGCGGGTTCGGTACCTATTAAAACAAAAGATGGTTGGCTGGAATTTTACCACGGTGTAATTAATACCTGCAACGGTTTCCGTTATTCCATGGGAGCTGCTTTACTCGACCTCGAAGATCCATCGAAAGTGTTGTATCGCACACAACCCTATTTACTTGCTCCTGCGGCACCTTACGAACTTGCTGGCGATGTACCAAACGTAGTATTCCCGTGCGCCGCTTTAAGCGATGGCGAAAAAATTGCTGTGTATTACGGAGCTGCCGACACTGTTGTGGGAATGGCTTTTGCCTACCAGCAGGAACTGATTGATTTTATCAAAAGGAATTCGATATAG
- a CDS encoding Sb-PDE family phosphodiesterase, which yields MILKKLATFLLVLLFVYCSNAQSRRVINIPNIEGYTTLKCDFHMHTVFSDGTVWPTVRVEEAWKEGLDAIAITDHIEYRPHTVDINADHNRSFEIAEPLSKQLGIILVRGTEITRSMPPGHLNALFISNANLLELDDVNDALKEARDQGAFIMWNHPCWKVQQPDSTVWWDEHSYLFDNDLLHGIEVYNWGLCPEALAWAKSKNLTMIGSTDVHDPLDVNDGHRPMTLVFAKSRTQGGIREAMFSHRTAVYYDNMIVGKSSLIEPLFFASLKIQKDLLKLSEGTNGVVRIKNDSDVDYELELVQPGVGFDAPENITLKAHQITLLTLSGNSAEVSNAAEINVYYRVLNMLTDVNENLLVTFTFKNK from the coding sequence ATGATTCTTAAAAAATTGGCTACTTTTCTGCTTGTTCTGTTGTTTGTTTATTGTTCTAATGCACAATCGCGCCGGGTAATTAATATACCCAATATTGAAGGATACACTACTTTAAAGTGCGATTTTCACATGCATACTGTTTTTTCGGATGGTACTGTTTGGCCAACTGTACGGGTTGAAGAAGCCTGGAAAGAAGGTTTGGATGCCATTGCAATTACCGATCATATTGAATACCGCCCTCATACAGTTGACATCAATGCCGATCACAACCGGTCTTTCGAAATTGCAGAGCCGCTTTCGAAACAATTGGGAATTATTTTAGTGCGCGGTACCGAAATTACCAGGAGCATGCCACCCGGACATTTAAATGCTCTGTTTATTAGCAACGCCAATTTGCTTGAGCTTGACGATGTTAACGATGCATTAAAAGAAGCCCGCGATCAGGGAGCCTTCATTATGTGGAATCATCCGTGCTGGAAAGTACAACAACCCGATTCAACCGTATGGTGGGACGAGCATTCCTATCTTTTCGATAATGATTTATTACACGGCATTGAAGTGTATAATTGGGGACTTTGCCCCGAAGCACTTGCCTGGGCCAAATCTAAAAATCTGACGATGATTGGAAGTACCGATGTGCACGATCCGCTGGATGTGAACGACGGACACCGCCCAATGACTTTGGTATTTGCAAAAAGCCGAACACAGGGTGGAATCAGGGAAGCCATGTTTAGCCACCGGACAGCAGTGTATTACGACAATATGATTGTTGGAAAATCTTCCTTAATCGAGCCTCTGTTTTTTGCTTCATTGAAAATACAAAAGGACCTTTTAAAACTAAGCGAAGGGACCAATGGAGTAGTTCGCATTAAAAATGATTCGGACGTAGATTACGAATTGGAATTGGTTCAGCCCGGTGTGGGATTCGATGCACCTGAAAATATAACGCTTAAAGCTCACCAGATAACATTGCTTACGCTTAGCGGAAATTCGGCGGAAGTAAGTAATGCAGCAGAAATTAATGTGTATTATCGGGTGTTGAATATGCTTACTGATGTGAACGAAAACCTGCTTGTGACGTTTACCTTCAAAAATAAATAA